Proteins co-encoded in one Melanotaenia boesemani isolate fMelBoe1 chromosome 23, fMelBoe1.pri, whole genome shotgun sequence genomic window:
- the wnt5b gene encoding protein Wnt-5b: MDNRAVPRRRTGAVRHLLLAAAFFACSSQLLVVDANSWWSLGLTPMQRPEMYIIGAQPLCSQLSGLSQGQRKLCQLYQDHMTYIGDGAKTGIKECQYQFRQRRWNCSTVDNTSVFGRVMQIGSRETAFTYAISAAGVVNAISRACREGELSTCGCSRAARPRDLPRDWLWGGCGDNVHYGYRFAREFVDAREREKNYPRGSREHARTLMNLHNNEAGRQAVYKLANVACKCHGVSGSCSLKTCWLQLADFRQVGEFLKEKYDSAAAMRIGRKGKLELVEKRFNTPTPEDMVYIDPSPDYCLRNETTGSLGTQGRLCNKTSEGMDGCELMCCGRGYDQFKTYKHERCHCKFHWCCYVKCKRCTSLVDQFVCK; this comes from the exons ATGGACAACAGGGCTGTTCCGAGAAGAAGAACCGGTGCCGTACGACATCTGCTGCTGGCGGCAGCCTTCTTCGCCTGCAGTTCCCAGCTTCTAGTGGTGGACGCAAACTCATGGTG GTCTCTAGGTCTGACCCCAATGCAGCGGCCTGAAATGTACATTATCGGAGCTCAGCCTCTCTGCAGTCAGCTGTCTGGTCTTTCGCAG GGCCAGAGGAAGCTGTGCCAGTTGTATCAGGATCACATGACTTACATCGGCGACGGAGCAAAGACGGGCATCAAGGAATGCCAGTATCAGTTCAGACAGAGGAGGTGGAACTGCAGCACTGTGGACAACACGTCTGTGTTTGGACGGGTCATGCAGATTG GCTCCAGGGAAACAGCGTTTACATATGCCATCAGTGCAGCCGGCGTGGTCAACGCCATCAGCCGGGCGTGCCGCGAGGGCGAGCTCTCCACCTGTGGTTGCAGCCGTGCCGCTCGGCCCCGCGACCTTCCACGCGACTGGCTGTGGGGCGGCTGTGGCGACAACGTGCATTACGGCTACAGATTTGCCCGGGAGTTCGTCGACGCCAGGGAGAGGGAGAAGAATTACCCACGCGGGTCGCGTGAACACGCCCGAACCTTGATGAACCTGCACAACAACGAAGCCGGGAGACAA GCAGTCTACAAGCTTGCTAACGTGGCCTGTAAGTGTCATGGAGTCTCAGGTTCCTGCAGCCTGAAAACCTGCTGGCTCCAGCTGGCTGATTTCAGACAAGTCGGAGAGTTCCTCAAAGAGAAATACGACAGTGCTGCAGCCATGCGGATTGGACGCAAG GGAAAGCTGGAGCTCGTAGAAAAGCGCTTCAACACCCCAACCCCTGAGGACATGGTGTACATCGACCCCAGCCCGGACTACTGCCTCCGCAATGAGACCACAGGCTCTCTGGGCACGCAGGGTCGCCTCTGCAACAAAACCTCGGAGGGCATGGACGGCTGCGAGCTGATGTGCTGCGGCCGAGGATACGACCAGTTTAAGACCTACAAGCACGAGCGCTGCCACTGCAAGTTCCACTGGTGCTGCTACGTCAAGTGCAAACGTTGCACGTCACTCGTGGACCAGTTTGTGTGTAAATAG